A single region of the Elusimicrobiaceae bacterium genome encodes:
- a CDS encoding XkdX family protein: MSKFEKVKKYYDSGLWNKTMVRNAVIKGWITADEYEEIVGEPYA; this comes from the coding sequence ATGAGTAAATTTGAAAAAGTTAAAAAATACTACGACAGCGGCCTCTGGAACAAAACTATGGTAAGAAATGCTGTTATTAAAGGGTGGATTACGGCAGATGAGTATGAGGAAATCGTTGGAGAACCTTACGCTTGA